DNA sequence from the Leopardus geoffroyi isolate Oge1 chromosome A3, O.geoffroyi_Oge1_pat1.0, whole genome shotgun sequence genome:
TTTCATGGGGCCAGTAGATGACTACTGAAGTAAATGGCAGCTTATTAATAAGCAGTACTGGACTAGAAATAATTACAGCTACCACTAGAGTCTGTTTTCCATGCTCTATACTGAGCACTTCAACActtattatctcattcaatcctcacaaagCCCTTGTTAAGAGAGATACtactattattgtcattttataagTAAGataaccaaggcccagagagaaagCCCTTAACTTAAACAGGTACTATGAGATCGAATAATTTCACTCCTAGGCATcttccaaagagaaatgaaaaacttatgttcacacaaagccTTCAACAGAAATGTTTACAGCAACGTTACTCGTAATAGCcagaaggtggaaacaacccaagtgtccatcgacggAGGAATGGATAAGCAAAAATGTAGtccatccacacagtggaatattatttggccacaaaaagTTGCTAAGTCCTGATCCACATTACAGtgtggatgagccttgaaaatatactaagtgaaagaagcaagtcaCAAAGAACACATATGATTCCAacttaatgaaatatttagaagagGCTGGACGGGAAGAGAAGGATGATAGCTAAAggggtatggagtttcttttttttttttttttttttaaatttgttttttcaacgtttattcatttttgggacagagagagacagagcatgaacgggggaggggcagagagagagggagacacagaatcggaaacaggctccaggctctgagccatcagcccagagcctgatgcgggactcgaactcccggaccgcgagatcgtgacctggctgaagtcggatgcttaaccgactgcgccacccaggcgcccctggagtttctttttaaggtgataaaaatgttctacaatTGACTGTGGTGGTAGCTACATAGTTGTGAATATACTAAACCATTACTTGTTTGCTTTAAATGGGTAAGTTGTATGGTATGGGAGTTACATCTCAAGAAAactgttatgaaaaaaaaaaattacaactccAGGATATGGTATGGAAATATGGTTTGGACCAAGGTTTGCCACCATCACCAACCAACTCCTCTCAAACCTCCAAAGTCTATACCATCTTGCTGCCCAGGTCTGGAAAGTCTATTAATCACCATGTCCCTACAGCATAACATTTActgcacctactgtgtaccatgCAGAGAAGAGTGTTGAGTCATCCCTATTGGTTGTCTCAGACATTCTCCTTTGTCATCTAAGCCCCTGGCTTGGTCCATGAATCAACTCCTCAAAAATTCAGATAAATGAGCAAGGCTGCGCTCTGGTTTTCCCATcttggctatgtgaccttggcaagtGTGCTCTCCCCTCTGGGCTTGAGCCCCCTCTTCACCTGTCAAATGAAGGAAGGTGTTTCCCTAGACAACCCAACTCAGTTGCTCATCCCCCTGACAAACTTCTTGTTCACACATGCAAaagagatttacattttaaaaccaaaagttCCAGGGCAAGCTAAAGCCAGAATCTGGAGGCTCCTCCCTCCTCAGCCTTTTAACAGCTACCCAGCAGGCTGGGCCAACAGACTCTGGCATCTCCCAGGTTTTGTTTCCTCGACTTGGGCCAGAGCCCAGATATCTGGGCTGGCTAGGCCAGGCTTTCGAGGGAAGGGTCTACTCTCCCAGCCAGGCCACCTGGAGGTGAGACAGGCATTGGTTAGAGGTGCCACTCCTCAGAGAACACCAAGAGCAGGCTGCTTTCTGAAGTCAAGTTTCTGAGGTCTAGCTGGCTAGGGCAGCTGGGATCTGGGCTCGGGGATGCAGCTCTGGCAAGCTATGAGAAGTTTACTCAGGGTTATCTGTACAAATTCCACCCTGGCTACCAGCCAAGTCCCAGTCTGCAGGGTTCCCGAAGTGGCCCACGGAGATGACCCTTCAGTCTACACAGAACTCTCTCCACTGGTGTCCTGCACTCCAGTTTACAATCCCGGAGGTTCCAACAtacaccgcccccacccccaacgagACAGACACACACGCCCTCACCACCAGGCAACCTTCTTAACAGCGCTGAGATAACAGGCACCAAACCATCGCTGAGCTCCTAGAACCACCATGATTTTCACCGACAAACACAGCACCCACATAGTTTACTGAATCCCACGTCCAGCACGAACAACTGGTACCCACGACACAGCCCAATTCCTGGATACATGTCTACCCACAAACTCCAACCGACCCGCCCACCCACGAACTCTGGGGAAACTCCAAACGTCATCACACCAGCGATCAATTCTTATACCCCAACTGGCCTGTGGCAGCACCCTCACGACACGACACCGGGTGCACCCTCCTACACACTCCACGACGCCGACCTGCGGCCACTCCCGAACGAACTTTCTGACAACTCCCACAGCTCGCCCCGACACTCCCCCGGCCGCGCACTCAAGCTGCATTCCCAGCAGTTCACACAAAGCGCGCAGCCTCCCCCGCGGCCCAGACCTAGTCGGAGCACATGGCTCCCGGGGCGGCGGGGAATCGGCCTGCGCTAGGGGCGCCTGCACCCCTCAGCCCCCTACCCCGCGCCAGACTCGGCACCCCAGCTTCCCCTCGGACCCGAAATGTGGTGGGGCGGGGgctctggaagaaagaaaactcacgTGTCTGTCCCGGGGCAGGAAAAAGTTTGgttcccacccccttcccccgccGCTCGGCGCTGGCTGACTCTTCGGGGCGCGGGGATGGCCGAGCCTGCGCGCTCGGCTTTGTGCTCCGAACTCGGcccggagggggaggggagggggctgggctcccacctccgcaccgcccccccccagccctgcgccCAGACTCCATGTTGGCCGCCCCCTGCCCGGGAGACTGCGCGCTTCCCCAGCGGGAGGCTCGGCTCACGCTCGGCTGGCCCGAGGGTCCGGACGCACACAAACTTTCTTCGGGTCGCCAGCCCCACGCGCCTTGCTTCCTTGGCCCGCCTGGGAGTGACAGATGCCTCCGAGACAGACTTTCCTTTGTTCCAGGAAAGGGGAACTCGCGCgggctccccagccccccagccccgggccctTCCCGCTGCCCCCACCCGCAGCTGTCACTCTCGACGGCCCCCACCTCGGCTCGGccgcggcggggggtgggggggcactgcCGGCGGTTAGCAACGTGCACTTTTTAAACCAAACAAACCCGCCCCCCGCGCGCTCACCCCGGCCCGGGGCAGGGGCGGCCCTCTCACAGGCTGGGATCGTAAGGAGCTGGGCCCCCCAGAAGGGCCCCGAGAGAGCTTCCAACCGGGGGGAATGGGACAgtcccccccaccggcccccgcTCGCACCCCGCAGTCGGGGCTCACAAACACCCGAGCTCACACACCCACACTCTCACGCGCCAGGAcgacgccccctcccccgcccggcggagaaaaagaaactttccaAGTTGTCCGCGCGTCCCCCGCccgcctctgtctccctcctgcgcCCCGCACTGACTTTTCGGAGCGGCTTTTCCGTCCACGCGGCCCCGGGCTTGGTCCCGGGCGTcctggcagggggcggggggcgccgggAGAGCGCGCCGCGTACCTGCCGGGCCTGACACTCGGCCTGACAGCTCGCGGCTGGAAAGCACCTCGCGGCCTGACGTCAgatcccctctcctcccccccccccccccccgcgctttcctcgccctcccccacccgccgGGAGGGAGAAAACAAACTTTGTGCGGAGCGCGGCGAGCTACGCCCACCTCCCGCGGGGCGGGCTGTCGGCGGCCAGGGGCTTCGTCCCGCCCACCGCtcccggagggggcggggccgggagggcACCTTCTTCCtgcgcccacccccaccctcaggaATGCCACATGGCCTCTGAGGAGGAGTGGTGGGAACCCTGCCTCCGGAGAGTCCGCTTGGGGGCAGGAAGTGGCCCGTTCCTCCTTTCGTAGAGCGTTTCcggagcgcctactgtgtgctcGGCGCTGGGAGTGCGGGCCGTTACGGAGGGGAGAAGTCGTGCAAAACCTGACGCGTATGGGAACGCTCCCTCCGCCACATCTCCCGCCGGCGGTGGAATTGTTCCCATTGCAccgagaggaaactgaggcccggttAGTCCGGGGATTTCCTCCTAGCTGGTGAGGACCTGG
Encoded proteins:
- the LOC123579815 gene encoding uncharacterized protein LOC123579815, with the protein product MSTHKLQPTRPPTNSGETPNVITPAINSYTPTGLWQHPHDTTPGAPSYTLHDADLRPLPNELSDNSHSSPRHSPGRALKLHSQQFTQRRKQTLCGARRATPTSRGAGCRRPGASSRPPLPEGAGPGGHLLPAPTPTLRNATWPLRRSGGNPASGESAWGQEVARSSFRRAFPERLLCARRWECGPLRRGEVVQNLTRMGTLPPPHLPPAVELFPLHREETEARLVRGFPPSCSVHSGGRLQTTTCPSPGADCFTATLECCNGVSLCTLT